DNA sequence from the Candidatus Aenigmatarchaeota archaeon genome:
TGCAGCCATTTCTTCTGTAATTGCAGGAATTATACAAAAATATCAGAGACAACCCGAAATTGGAAAAAGGTTAATTGAATTAGAATACGAATCAGATATTTACTGTTCACAAGGGGGTTATTCTAAAGTTACTCAATCCAGACCAGGAAGCCACTTTGATGGTATAATAGAAAAGTACGACCAAATGATTAGAACTCACGAAATATCTGAACAAGATGATATCCAAATCTATGCTGATGCATTAGGACTCAAAAAGGTTTTGACACTTCTTTTGTTAGATCCAACATACCTCATAGAAGGTTTCAGTTTAAATGGAATTTCATACAATTAAATCCTCAATCTACCTTTCTGCCAGTCTTCTATTATTCTTAAATAAACCCTGTTTTCATCGACAATTCCACCTTTTTTTAACATACCCATCTTTAAACCCATTTCATTTACTATTTCTTCAAAATCTCTATCTTTAATTTTAACCTCATAAAATTTCTCGAACCTCTCCCTATTATTCTTAGAGAAAATTTCAAATATATTCCTGGCAACACCCTCCAGATCTTCAATTTTTGATGGATCTATAACCCCTATTAAAGCGTTGTTTATCTCATCTTCCTCATTCAATGGTATAACACCTGGTGTATCTATAAGCATCAACCCAGAACCAGCATTTATCCATTGAAAACCTCGGGTAAAACCCGGTTTTGAACTAACTCCAGCCTTTTTTTTACCAGCTAGTGCATTTATCAGAGAAGATTTACCTGTGTTTGGATATCCAATAACCCCAATCTTTATTTTATCATCTCTGGATCTTTTCTTAACAAGTTCAAATATCTTCCTTTTTAAAAGGGTTATTCCTTTCCTGTCTCTCGAAGAAACAAAGACACAAGGGACTTCTCTTTCAAATTTTTTCTTGTATTTAATTAAATTCCTAAATTCAACCAAATCTGATTTATTGAAAACAACTATTAGTTTCTTTTTTTGTTTTTTGACCATTATTTCTGCTTTCTTATTCCTAGTTCTCTCAGGCATACTTGCATCTATGACTTCCAATACCAAGTCAGATTCTTTAATAACTTGTTCAACAATATCCCAAAAATTTTCCATTGTCATGATTTCTTTAAGGGGTTAGAAGGTTAAATATAATTACCATAACCCACTTAACTCTTCCTTAAAAATAGACCTCAATTTTTTCTTGTATTTTTTAGGTATAGTTTCAAAGGTGTGAATTCCAAAAAACATCCTTCTCAATTCATCCTCTCTTTTTTTAACATCCTTAAAGAACTTTTTCTTGAAATAATCTATCAGATAACCCTTGACTCCATTCTCAGAAGCCAATAAAAATGCCAACATCTGTTCATCTTTCCCGACACCAGATCGATCGTAAGCATTGTCGTTACTTTTATTGAATATCGGATAATATTTCATGTGGTACTTGGAAAGCATGTCCTCCTCAAAACCCAATTTTTTTGTATCTATCCCCAGAGCCTTAAAAATTATGTACAATCTCGCGCACTTGGAACAATTACAGCACCATCTATCATACTTATTTCCTTCAGTCAAATCCGGGAAGCAGGAATATTGGTATTTCCCTATTTCTGGATATCTTTCATGAAGTATCTTGGTGATTGAAATATCATGGAGAGGTTCTACAAAACTAACAACATTTAATTCTGTATTGAAAACCATGTTCAATATATTATTTAATTCCTTCATCCAGACCACAGTTTGATCGAATTCTGGATAGCATGTATATCCATCCCTGTTTATATATGTGAAATTGCAACTCTGCTCATTTCCAAAAACCATCATTTTTGATTTGTAATTTATCATATATGGGAGCATGAGAAATGCATATTCTGTCATTAAGTGGGATACAATATAATCGAGATCACTCTTTAAATTAAAGTATCTATAGTCATGCAAAACCATAGTTTCATTCTTCAATTTTTCTATCTTAACACCAAACTCCTTTTCAAAGGGGATACACATTTTTTCCTTGAATTCATTTTCCAGGGGTGCCCCTCTTTCCATTACCCATATAGGATGAATTTCAAGGCCAATCTCCCGAGCAATTGAAAAATTAAAAAGGCTATCCTTGCCAAAACTGAAACTCATCACACACGATTCATTCAATTTATGCAGATCTATATTTGGTCTCTTTATTTCAAAACCCTTGAATCTAAAAATAGAGTCATTCAAAAGTTTGAAGCAATCCTCTGTGGATAGGCCATTTGCATCTCCAATTGAAGGAGCGCTCATCGTATAAATAAATGATATGAATGATTTTAATAACGGGTAATTTGTGTTTAGATTTACTTTGGTTTCCTTGAACATCAATGGTAGATGAACTGATTTTAAAAATATGTAGTTGTCTAGGAAAAATCTCCTGAAATCCTCCGGAAGGTTTATCCATATATTTTGAGGGTATTTAACACTAAAGTTCTCTCCTTTAAAATTTAATACCGGACCTTCACTTGTTTGTTTTATTGAAATATTCATTTTCTTTTCCTCAGGGATTTTATTTCTTTTCTCACATCTTTTAATGTTTTTCTAAATATCTTGTGTATCTTCCTCTTCCATTGAATAGGAGTTATTGATTCATCGTGAAGGGTAAAGTATTTATCAACCAATTCATCAAACCTTTCCTCAGCTTCTTTGAAAGCTGGTGAATTTGCGAATTTTAAGACCAATGGATCTCTATTTCCCCTTAAGTATGTTAAATAGAAGGCAAGAAGTTGCTCATCATAATTTACCCCGAAAGAATCAAATCCTGTCCCGGCAGCCATTCTACCAAACACATTGTAAAATTTCTCAAATTTAGGAAGGAACATATTGTCTTGAAATCCTGCCTCTTTTATTGGATCAACACCAATCGCCGACAAATAGACAAATATTCTAGCACATTTAGAGCAATCCGCACACCATCTTTTGTCTCTGGCACTCTCAGTCTCAGCCCAACATGACATCAGATATTTCAAACTATATCTATATTTGTTTTTAAGTATCGAGAGTATTGCTATCTCGTGAAGCCCCTGGAGGAAGGTTGTTGTATAAACTTCACCTTCGGACAATGCTTGAGTTATTATTGAAAGTTCCTCGGTTGCCTGATTTGACTGCTCATAATCGGGGATAACTTTCAAATTCTCTCTGTCATAAAAGAATTCATTGCAACTCGCCTCATTAGAAAATACTATGTAACCAGCCTTTTTCTTGTAGGCAAAAGGTAAGGATAAAAGGCACCAAGATGTCAGAGCGAGCTCCCACCCAAACCATCCTTCTCCATACTCTCTAAGATCACCAAGAGGATTTTCCATATAGTAAACCTTTTCCTTTGTTTCTTTGCTAAATTTTTCTATAAGTTCTTTCTTATGTTTACCGGCAAAAAGTTCCGTTGGCTCATTGAAGTAAACTAGAGTTGGATTCAAACCAATTTCTTTTGAAATATTATAAGTTAAAAAACTATCCTTTCCAAAGGTGAATGGGATTATTATATTTTCGTCTATTGTTTCTGGAAATTTGGGGGGAACATCTTTTGTTTCTGAAAAGAATGCCCTAGAATTTAACATTGTTTTCAAGAGTGGAAAAACTCCTGTCCCCCTTTTTCCTTTGCATAAATACCAATATGCGGGCAAAAATCTCATGAAACATTGATTTGCCCATGAGTATGTATGTGGGTATCCAGTATTGTATTCTAACCTGATTGTTTCATTCAATAAAAAGGGCAAGTGAGCTGTAAAAACATAGGTGATATTATCGACAAGTTTGACTTTATTTTCCTTTGGATAATTCTTCCAAATTCCATTTGGGTATTCTATCAATAAACTCCTTTTCAGGGGCCTAGATAAAATATCTATTTTTATTCCCCTTCTCGTTGATTTTCCATAGATTTTCACAGGTATTTCTCTTTCATGCCAAGCCCTCCATTTTCTAGACTTCTGATTATTATTTTCCATTCATCCCAAACCTCTTCATGGCTGCATCTAAAATTGATAATATAATTTCATTATAAGTCATCCCAAGTGCATAGCATGACTTGGGGAATCTTGAATTTTCCTTTGGATCTGGTATCAAACCAGGAATAGGATTTACTTCCAAAACATTAGGTATATTTTTATTATCAAGTCTCATATCAATCCTGCATAAATCACGACAGCCAAGCGCATTGAATGTTCTTATTGCTATATTTTTTATCTTCTTCTCGAGTTTTTTGTCTATTTCCGCAGGACATTTTACCATCTCTATCCCAGTCTCAGGAGAATCCCAAAACCACTTTACCTCGTAACAATCAAACTTTGGAGCTTCATCAGGAAGTTTGTCAAATAAAATTTCAACTATGGGCAAGACCTTTGGTGGATTTCCTAAAAGTGATACAGTAAACTCCCTTCCTGTGAGAAATTCCTCAACCAAGGCTGGTTGATTGTACTTTTTTATTACAAAATCAACTCTCTTTCTTAATTCCTCCTCATTGTTAACCAAAGACTCAGCTGTGATACCTTTACTCGAACCTTCCCTGTTCGGTTTTACTATAAGTGGAAATCTAAGTTTTTTGTTTAATGGTTGGTTAGAAGAGGTGAACAATTGGAACTTAGGTGTTGGTATTTTATAATATGAAAGTATCTCCTTTGTCTTTGTTTTGTCAAGTGCTATTGCCAAAGTTAACACATCAGAAGCTGTGTATGGTATACCCAAAAATTCTAACATAGCTGGTATCTGTGATTCTCTACTGTTACCTCTTAAACCCTCTGCTATGTTGAACACAAAATCTAGATTAGAATTTTTCAGTTTTTCATATGGATCCTTATTGCAATCTATCATTATTACTTCATGTCCTCCTGATTCTAATGCGGCCTTTATGCTGTTTGCAACTGATATGTCATCAAACTCTACAAAGTCATCAGAAGAATTTCTGTCGTATCCCTCGGGAAATGGGTTGAAGGTAAGTCCTATTCTCATCTCTCGTCTCCGGCTTACTCACCAAAAATTTTTTTAATCTCAGAAGTAGTTTTTCTCAAATCAAAAAATTGTTTTTTAAATTGGGACATCTCCAACTGATCCTTCCTATTTTTTACTAATAAAAAATATTGAGTAAATATATTTAAATTTTTTTCAGAATTTAATATCTCCCACTCAAGATTTTCTCTTTAAAACAAAAAAGCCATGATCCCTTTCATAAGGATCGAGAGTAACAAAATCAACAATATGGAAAAATTCTTCTAGCTTCTTTCTCTCTTCCTTGTAAATATCTTGTGGTTTCTTAGTTACATCTATACTTCTAGACTTTATTGCAATCATTGCAAACCCATTTGGTTTGAGGAAAAATCTTGAATTTCTTATCAATACTTCAGATTGGTCCTTCACGGCTATGTCAGCATATATCAAATCAACTTCCTCAACCCAAGGAAATTCCTCGGGTTTTCTAGCATCAGCCAAAATTGGGACAATATTTCCCCTTTTTCTAGATATATCCAATAGTTCTCTCAATACCCTATCTGAAATTTCTATACCATACACTATTCCTTCTCTACCAACTATATCACTAAAATGGGATGAAGTTGTACCAGAAGCAACACCTAGATATAGAATTTTCATACCATTTTTAATTGGAAACTGGTGTAATCCTTTATACAGGGCGGCTGCTGGCTTGCTCCTTTTTGGATCCCATGATCTCATCTCACCCTCTTTTGTTTTTAATAAAAATTCATCGTAAACCTTTTCACCTGGTGTAAGATTCTTTGTAAATAGTCTATTATCTAACCAAAAAATACCTTCAAAATTCTGTCTTTTAATCTCCTTTCTTTTTTTCTTTGACATTGACATCAACCAAAGATTCTTTTATCTTCTTATCCAATTCTTCTTTCAATCTTTCAGAGGTATCTCCACCACCATAGTAGTCCATTTTTACAGCAATTGATATTTTAGATGCTAATATCCTGGCTATTTTTCCTCTCTTATCTTGAGGAACTTTCTGAATCTCTGGGTGGGTATATATTATACCATGTTTTGGTGACTGGCCTCTACCTCTAAGGTACCTAAACAAAGCCTTCTCTGCACCTATTAATTGTATGGTGGATGAAGGCATCTTTGCCATTTTTTCCAGACCACCAGAAAGGGATATTAATTTTGCGGCCAGTAAAGGTGTTGCAACCTCAGATAGATTTGGGGCTATTTCTTTCATGCTCCTCTCCACATACTTCTCCATATGTTCCCTTAGTTTGTAAAGATCTCTTATATTCTTCGCATACTCTTTCATAATTTCCTCATCAATTTCAGAAATATCTATTCCCATGCTATCTTTTGAGATTTTTATATCATCTTTTATTTTATCTCTCGACCCATATTCAGCAACAATCCTTACAAACTTTTCATGCTTATCAATATTTTTTTCTAATTCCGGATAGTGGAGACCATACCATTCTCTCAATCTTTCAATGAAAATGTTTATTGATTTATCTAGTTCATCAATTGCACTGACAACCTGGATTATCAATTTATCCTTCTTGACATTTTGTTTAATTTTTCTTCT
Encoded proteins:
- a CDS encoding GTPase produces the protein MTMENFWDIVEQVIKESDLVLEVIDASMPERTRNKKAEIMVKKQKKKLIVVFNKSDLVEFRNLIKYKKKFEREVPCVFVSSRDRKGITLLKRKIFELVKKRSRDDKIKIGVIGYPNTGKSSLINALAGKKKAGVSSKPGFTRGFQWINAGSGLMLIDTPGVIPLNEEDEINNALIGVIDPSKIEDLEGVARNIFEIFSKNNRERFEKFYEVKIKDRDFEEIVNEMGLKMGMLKKGGIVDENRVYLRIIEDWQKGRLRI
- a CDS encoding ATP-grasp domain-containing protein, with protein sequence MRIGLTFNPFPEGYDRNSSDDFVEFDDISVANSIKAALESGGHEVIMIDCNKDPYEKLKNSNLDFVFNIAEGLRGNSRESQIPAMLEFLGIPYTASDVLTLAIALDKTKTKEILSYYKIPTPKFQLFTSSNQPLNKKLRFPLIVKPNREGSSKGITAESLVNNEEELRKRVDFVIKKYNQPALVEEFLTGREFTVSLLGNPPKVLPIVEILFDKLPDEAPKFDCYEVKWFWDSPETGIEMVKCPAEIDKKLEKKIKNIAIRTFNALGCRDLCRIDMRLDNKNIPNVLEVNPIPGLIPDPKENSRFPKSCYALGMTYNEIILSILDAAMKRFGMNGK
- a CDS encoding C/D box methylation guide ribonucleoprotein complex aNOP56 subunit (functions along with aFIB and aL7a; guides 2'-O-methylation of ribose to specific sites in RNAs), encoding MKTYINQTALGIFAIDENGKVVERFLYPKDVKKIVDYLENPEENIKKIEEELKKKGFEIERSIGVKNFRKIFKDLGYSDIKLNQLLTEIGIEFSRRKIKQNVKKDKLIIQVVSAIDELDKSINIFIERLREWYGLHYPELEKNIDKHEKFVRIVAEYGSRDKIKDDIKISKDSMGIDISEIDEEIMKEYAKNIRDLYKLREHMEKYVERSMKEIAPNLSEVATPLLAAKLISLSGGLEKMAKMPSSTIQLIGAEKALFRYLRGRGQSPKHGIIYTHPEIQKVPQDKRGKIARILASKISIAVKMDYYGGGDTSERLKEELDKKIKESLVDVNVKEKKKGD
- a CDS encoding fibrillarin-like rRNA/tRNA 2'-O-methyltransferase; its protein translation is MSKKKRKEIKRQNFEGIFWLDNRLFTKNLTPGEKVYDEFLLKTKEGEMRSWDPKRSKPAAALYKGLHQFPIKNGMKILYLGVASGTTSSHFSDIVGREGIVYGIEISDRVLRELLDISRKRGNIVPILADARKPEEFPWVEEVDLIYADIAVKDQSEVLIRNSRFFLKPNGFAMIAIKSRSIDVTKKPQDIYKEERKKLEEFFHIVDFVTLDPYERDHGFFVLKRKS